Below is a genomic region from Miscanthus floridulus cultivar M001 chromosome 1, ASM1932011v1, whole genome shotgun sequence.
TTCAGGACCTCGTACTCCGCCGATCGCGTCATGCTGAAGAAGCGGTCGTCGAGGCAGGTGCTCCCGTCCCGGAGCCGGAAACTATGGTGGCAGATGTTCCTCTGGAGCCACCGCAACCTGCACCGGCCGGGCGCGAGCGCGACCATGCCCACGCTGCCACCGTCTCcggggaaagaagaagaagaagaagaagaagaagaaggcggtGCCGCGCACCAGCACGACGGGTACACGTCCGACacgctgggcgcggtcaccgcggACGCCAAGAACAAAGGCGTCGCCATGGAGGCGGACCCCATTCCGAGCCAGTGGGTCGCGTTCTCCGCCGAGGCCTCGCCGCTGGACCGGGTCAGCGCGTGGGTGAACAGCCTCGGGGACGGCTCGTTCCACTCCGTCGACGAGGACGATGCCACGGGGCACGGCGGCGCCTCTCGCCCGCGACGACCGCGGTGCTCTGAGATCGTGGAGCTGTCGACGACGGCCGGCGGCAAGAGGCATCCGCCGCAGGCGAAGCGGCGCGCGGCGGACGAGGCTGCGCGCGCGAGCGGCATCGTCCCGACGATCGCGGCCTTCTCGACCCTCCGGGCCGTCAATCTGTCTGGAAACTTGATTGGTAATTGCTGATCGCAGACACTAATTTTTTTCTACTCGTGCAACATCATCTTTAGATTGTACTATCAGTAACTAACACGAGTAAAATTCGTTTTGTTACTTGACTCGTTCAGAATTCGTAATTGTCCTTGGCTTTGCAGTTCAAATCAGCGCTGGATCGTTGCCCAAAGGCCTGCACTCGCTGGATGTGTCGAGGAACAAGATCGCAATCATCGAGGGGCTGCGGGAGCTGACGAGGCTGCGGGTGCTCAACCTCAGCTACAACCGGATCTCACGCATCGGGCATGGTAAGCAAGCACGTCCTTGTCCAGGCAATGCAACGTGACTTTTAGGCCTTGTTTGTTCCATCCCTCTAAAGTTTATTCTCTATTACATCGGATGTTTGATACATgcgtggagtattaaatatagactaattatgaaactaaatacacagattgtgactaatttacgagacggattttttaaacctaattagtccatgattcgaTAATGTGgtgttaggcttaataaattcgtctcgtagattaTTGAGAACTTATGTAATTTGTCCTGACGTGGCATCGTAAACTTTACTACTTGCATTTAAACGCCACCTTACCTGCCTGTACCCTGAATACGTGTCAGGTGAAAACACAGTGCCTAGCCTGCTTGGAGTTATTTGCACCGCACGAATATTGTTCAATGCGTGTATCAACAGTAATGTGTGACACCCTGGATGTTTGGCATTTAGATCTTCGTCAGGTCCTCTGCTCGTGCGTAGAATGGTCCATACCATACCGCGCTGCAGGGCTAGGGTTCGTGCTAGACATCATGGGAAAAGGGTCCTGCGGTTTTAGCTCCTTGTGACTGAACAGGCTCAGGATTTCATATGCGGCGTCTGCCGTCGGGACGTGTGGCCGTGCTGGGCGGTACTGGACCTACTGGTAACCAGAACGCCATTACGCATGTCGCCAGATAGGAATGGGGTGCCACATGCTTCAGATATCTGACGCGGACATCTCACATCTCGCATAATGCTGCTTTTCCTTTCAGCCTTCTATCCCCGTGACACGCTTCGGCGCGTCCCATGTTACTGCCTGTCTGGTACAATGCCTGTTCAGAGTTCAGGTTCAGACCTTTGGATTGGATTCCAGGGGATCTGTCCCTCCCAACTTGATCGTTCCCAGAAACACACTCCTATGTGCATGACTGTATGCCACGTCTGTCAGCTGGTCCAGCCGCTGCACTGTCCCTTTATGACCTCTGGCTCAGCCGCTCAAGCGCTCAGCTATGTTGGGCACCCGTTAGGATCTGCCCTCCCGGTCCTTTCACATGACAAGTCTGAAACTTGCACACATAGCTACTAGTAGTATCCTAGCAGAGTTACAGTGATCTTCAACCTTAAACTACGTGTGATATTATGGGTCGAGAATGTACAGCAGACGAATTTAACGTGTGTCTCTGCTTGCTCCGTTCAGGCCTGTCGAGCTGCACGGCGATCAGGGAGTTGTACCTGGCCGGGAACAAGATCAGCGACGTGGAGGGGCTTCACCGGCTGCTCAAGCTGGCCGTCCTGGACGTGAGCTTCAACAAGATCACCACGGCCAAGTCCCTGGGCCAGCTCGTGGCCAACTACGGCTCGCTGCGGGCGATCAACCTGCTGGGCAACCCAGTGCAGGCAAACACCGGCGACGACACGCTCCGCAAGGCCGTGTCGGGCCTGCTCCCGCGGATCGAGTACCTCAACAAGCAGGCCGTCAAGCCGCAGCGCGCGCGGGAGGTGGCCAAGGACAGCGTCGCGCAGGCGGCGCTCGGGAACGCCGGCTGGAACTCGCGGAGGCGGCTCACACGGCGCCTCAGCCAGAGCCCCGGGTCGTCGGGGAAGGGACGGGGCAGggacggcaacggcaacggcagCCGCATGGGCAGCAGGAGCAGGTCCATGACCAGGCCCCAGAGCTCGAGCTTGCCAAGGAGATGAGGCAAAACGTGTGGCGAGTGGCGTACGTACTGATAAAAAAAACGGTCTTCGGCTTGAGGAGGGAGAAGAAACAACTCCATGCGTTTAAACTGCAATGTTGTGATGAGCTCGAGTTTGACGCATTTCCCGAACCTTTTTTTGTCAGCGTCTATTGCTAGTTAGCGATGTCAATTTATCTTTGTAGCTTCTAGTAGTACTACCGTCGAAGGAGTACGTCTCAAATGGAAAAACTGTTTAGCGGCTACCATTTGATTACTTGATCTTGTTTGTTTTCTGTGACTGATGATGAAGGGTAAAGAACCTGAGACTAAGAATTATGAGTTGGAATTGAACTCGTGAACGTTCAGCCCCGTTCGCTTCGTTAAAAAAATAAgtcgaaatactgttccgactgatttgttatgagagaaaaataatatttcgactaaaaaaacaagctagaAAGTACAAATTATAAGACAAACAAACAGGCCATTAATTAACAAAGAAAAGACCAAATCGTGAACGCGCAGCAAACATTAATCTGTTACTACTTAAAAAACAAGTACAGCTTTCGTCTTTGGTGTGCGTGCCTATACGACTCAGACTCAAAACAAAAAGGCTTCGTAGGAATCAAAATCAATATACGTAACACGGACACCTAGAAAGACTCGGACACGTCAACGAAATCAATCCGCTCATCTACCAAACATGTCTAATTATTTTAAATACAAAATTACATGCGAGCAACAATATATTAACAATATCTCAGTCATTCCTTTGATCTTGTAGAAATCAACAAATGCAAGGTCCAGAGATGAAATTTATTTAGACTAATCTATATTTGGCATTGACAAGACAAATATAATTCCCCTCATTTGTTTAGACTAacctatattttatttttttagttatTCTCTATCTCTTCTCTTCTCTACATATCTGCACCTAAAAGGATCTCTAAAGCTATCATATACCTGGTGATACCAAATTTTGATCCATGCTCATGCGGGTCACATCTGATATGAACATACTCTGCTCGAAGCTCGCGCGTTTTCGACCAAAATAGTTTGGTGTGCGTGCCTATACGACTCAGACTCAAAACAAAAAGGCTTAGGAAGAATCGAAATCAATATTCGTAACACGGACACCTAAAAAGACTTGGACATGTCAATGAAATCAATCCACCCCACCTACCAAACATGTCTAATTATTTAAAATACAAAATTACATGCGAGAATATCTCAGCCGTTCCTTTGATCTTGTAGAAATCAACAAATGCAAGATCCGGAGATGAAATTTATTTAGAATAAATTCATATTTGGCATTGACAAGACAAATATAGTTCCCCTTATTTGTTTAGACTAACCTATATTTTATTTTTCAGTTATTCTCTATCCCTTCTTTTCTCTACAAATCTGCACCTAAAAGAACTCTAAAGCTATCATATATCCGATGATACCAAATTTTGATCTCTACTCATGTGGGTCACATCCGATACGAATCATATTCTACTCTGAGCTCACACGTTTTCGTCCAAAATAGTTTGGTGTGCGTGCCTCTACAGCTCGAACTCAAAACAAAAAGGCTTTAGAGGAATCAAAATCAATATACGTAACACGGACACCTAAAAAGACTCGGACACGTCAACAAAATCAGTCCGCTCGTCTACCAAACATGTCTAATTATTTAAAACTTCAAATTACATGCGAGCAACAATATATTAACAATATCTCAGCCGTTCCTTTGATCTTGTAGAAACCAACAAATGCAAGGTCCGGAGATGAAATTTGTTTAGACTAATCTATGTTTGGCATTGACAAGACAAATATAATTCCCCTCGTTTGTTTAGACTAACCTATATTTTATTTTTCAGTTACTCTCAATCTCTTCTCTTCTCTACATATCTGCACCTAAAAGGACTCTAAGGCTATCATATACCCGGTGATACCAAATTTTGATCTCTGCTCATTCAGGTCACATCCGATACGAATCATACTCTGCTCGGAGCTCACACGTTTGTGTCCTGCTCAGTTCCCACACGATGGCCGAATCCACGTGTCCGCGCCCGATACAAAATCCTCAGAGCTCACACATCCACATCGATTACTGAGGTTGAATTCAAATATTTTTAACCCGATGCAACGCAGGGGCATATGTCTAgtaacaaagaaaaaaaaaccgaAGAAAAATCGTGGACGCGCAGCAAACTAAAAAAACAATCGTGAACACCCAGCAAACAttaacaaagaaaaaaaaacgttAACGTgcagcaaacaaaaaaaaatcgtgACCGTGCAGCAGAcattaaaaaagaaaagaaagaaaacaaaaaatccGACCTGCCGGATTCGAACCAGCGACCTAAGGATTGTTCTGCAAAGACTACAGTCCTCCGCTCTACCAACTGAGCTAAGGTCGGCTTGCGTTCAGTTACAAAGAGAAAGGTCTTATATCCACGAAAGTTACATGAAAGAATCATTTTGGTAGACACTTTTTCATCCTCAAGAATGGCTTGGTGCACCTGGTATCCAACTGAGCTAAGGGCTTGTTTGTTTGGGTTTCCTTGGAACTCTTGGACTTTCAAAAGGTCAAAAGGCTCCCGAAAGCTGAAAACCAAAAGCTAGGCTTTTAGCTTACGAGAGTTGTTTTGCTTTTGAAAAATCCAAAAGCTAGTAGTCTAAAGGAGGCCAAAAGCTCAAATAAAGAGGATCTAAGGTTTAGAATGGCTTGGTGCTTATATTACCCGAAAGAGGAACCGAAAAAGAAATCGCAAAAGCTTTGTGGTGGCctcggtaaaaaaaaaaaaaacagggccTCAAGCTGCCCAGCAAATACCCATGATTGGTCATTTGTAGTTGTAGGTTGCAGCCTTCTTGGGCCTTTTCACGGTCGCCATTCCACCCCGTCTACCAAACAATAGAAGCTCCCctcaaaaataaaaaacaataaaAGCTTTGCTCGAAAAaggaaaacaaacaaacaaaaggtAGCCGCTGCACTGCACGAGTGAAGTCGCCAAGGAAGCCGGAGCAGAGAGCGCCACTAGCTAGCCAGCCCGCCACCGGCGCCGAGGCATGGCGGGGGCCGGAGACAAGGTGGACTACGTCTTCAAGGTGGTGCTGATCGGCGACTCGGCGGTGGGCAAGTCGCAGATCCTCGCCCGCTTCGCCCGCAACGAGTTCAGCCTCGACTCCAAGGCCACCATCGGCGTCGAGTTCCAGACCCGCACCCTCGCCATCGACCACAGGAGCGTCAAGGCCCAGATCTGGGACACCGCCGGCCAGGAGAGGTACCAGCAGCCACCGCACCCGTTCATCCGTCCGCCTCCCTGCTCTGCTCTCGATCCTCTCAGCTGCTTTACTCACTAGTCTCGCGCGCGAATCATGCTCCTGGATCCGTTCCTCTTGCGCATTAGATCTCTGTGGACTGTAGCGGTAGCTGAAACGTTGAGCGCAATGGTGGATCTCTACTTGTGAAATGTTTGCTTTTTTGCGCGTTCACACCTACCTTACCAGCACAGGACAATGTGCTGCTAGGTGATTAGATCTGGCAGCTCTATGCTTATTATGGTGCAGTGCTATTACTGAAGTCATGCGCAAGCTTCAGTTAGTCTTTAACTGTTGAGGCAGGACGACGAATCCAATCATTTCTGTTGGCTTCTACTTGCTCTGTAGTTTTAGAAACCGTGATTTGAGGAAGTAAACGTGTGCTATAGTTAGTAGTGGTGGTTCTGCATTGACAAAAGTTGTTTGACAGGGAGCTTGAGCAAATGGGAATAGTATTATTTGAATTCTGAGTTGTTGTTCACATTTACCTTGTACTTTGCTCATCTGCTGTCTGATACCTGACGTTCTTTAATGCACAATTGACAACACCTTTAAAGTTTCTGGTGATTCTGTGGTACAACAAATGAACAGGCCTGCAAGATGTACTATGAAATGTTCTGCAAGAATTTAAATCCTTTGACGAAAATTTGTTTGTTGGAGACCTCTATCATGGGATTGGGAGGCCTACCATGTTGGTTGAATTTGAACTCCATTTGCTTGTGCACTATGTCATGGTTCCGTCACTTCGTCTAGTTATTTTGCAGCAAATATGCCATAATAGCTTGAGCCTGCAAGACATGCTCAGGCCCTGTTACAGTCTTACTAGAAGTGGAAAAATTTTGTAGGagtagaacaaaaaaaaaacatcaactTGTCCTTATCATTATATTCTCCAAGGTCTATCCAAAATTCTTTACTCTTGACAAGAAAACTTATAATGTGCATGATTCTCACTCTCGAAGTACTCTGCTTATTAGAATGATCACTTGCTTTAGACTCGTTCATGATATTATAGTGTTCAAGCATTCTGATTAGCGGAGTGCTGATCCATGGAAATTATTTCATATATTGGATCCTGATTCATCTATGACCTTAGAGCATGACATCTTTAGTAGTCATTTTAGGTGCTGTGACTTTTGTGCCTGCTTTACATCACTTTTTTTCATGAACTCTCATGCTGACTACACCCAACTACTGCAGGTACAGAGCTGTGACAAGCGCTTATTACAGAGGTGCACTGGGAGCTTTGCTGGTCTATGACATCACTAGACGCCAGAGCTTCGATCATATACCCCGCTGGCTAGATGAACTCCGAGCCCATGCTGACAAGAACATTGTGATAATGCTGGTTGGCAACAAGAGTGATCTCGAGGAGCAGCGAGCCGTGAGCACTGAAGATGCCAAGGAGTTTGCCGAGAAGGAGAATCTCTTCTTCCTGGAGACCTCTGCGCTCCAGGCAACAAACGTAGAGAGTGCTTTTCAAACTGTCTTGACAGAGATCTTCAAAATTCACAGCAAGAAGAGCATGGTGTCGGAGCCAAAGAGCAATGGAGCTGCCCCAGCAATGCCAGGGACGAAGGTCCTTGTCCCAGGTCCGGCACAGGAAATCCCAAAGAGCAAGTGCTGCAGTTCCATGTGATGCTTCTACGTTTGGTGCTGGGTGTGTTCGAAATATTCACGCAATAGTGTTTTGGATGTAAATCCCTGCTGAAATGCTTGGATTTTGGCGGGATTGTGTTGGAACACTGGTGTATTTTAGATATTTGTCACAATTGTGACATGAGGGAAGGATGTGCTGATGTATTGGTTCTCTTGTTCTCTAATTGATATGTTTTATTCCTGCTGCAAATACCAGTTGTGAATCTGCCGTGTCCAAGAAAGAATCCAGTCACCTAACCTGCTAGTTTGCAGTCATATTTGATCTCTGGAGCTATAAACGGTAAAGATAAAATGTGATGCACAGGTCTATCAGCTCAGCTAGGCAGGGGTGAAAATCCAAAAATGAAAGCAAAAGATAAAAGTGATGCACGGGTCCTAGGAGAAAATAAATATGAGAAAAGATAGATCTATCAGCTCAGTAGGAGAAAAAAATCCATaaaatgttgatgctcggacaatCTGCTCAGAAGAATCCAATGAC
It encodes:
- the LOC136505436 gene encoding uncharacterized protein, translating into MGKMNCFSGLGLLGGKRKASKGKNKGAYAKKASGNDCPKVKPVESMDMADTVVDDDVSRRGDSSVPASACYSRFVVHAAAELARHASGQNGDKAAVKRDSSAADLVAGVGSSSGYSSDGTGNDAKSAEPDDGEPSILGCMSPTASPKLMRSCSNIETTRSVPAGSDLPAKSRSYNDLKTLPPGRSTAARSGAVDASPTESFRTSYSADRVMLKKRSSRQVLPSRSRKLWWQMFLWSHRNLHRPGASATMPTLPPSPGKEEEEEEEEEGGAAHQHDGYTSDTLGAVTADAKNKGVAMEADPIPSQWVAFSAEASPLDRVSAWVNSLGDGSFHSVDEDDATGHGGASRPRRPRCSEIVELSTTAGGKRHPPQAKRRAADEAARASGIVPTIAAFSTLRAVNLSGNLIVQISAGSLPKGLHSLDVSRNKIAIIEGLRELTRLRVLNLSYNRISRIGHGLSSCTAIRELYLAGNKISDVEGLHRLLKLAVLDVSFNKITTAKSLGQLVANYGSLRAINLLGNPVQANTGDDTLRKAVSGLLPRIEYLNKQAVKPQRAREVAKDSVAQAALGNAGWNSRRRLTRRLSQSPGSSGKGRGRDGNGNGSRMGSRSRSMTRPQSSSLPRR
- the LOC136505446 gene encoding ras-related protein Rab11D-like, whose translation is MAGAGDKVDYVFKVVLIGDSAVGKSQILARFARNEFSLDSKATIGVEFQTRTLAIDHRSVKAQIWDTAGQERYRAVTSAYYRGALGALLVYDITRRQSFDHIPRWLDELRAHADKNIVIMLVGNKSDLEEQRAVSTEDAKEFAEKENLFFLETSALQATNVESAFQTVLTEIFKIHSKKSMVSEPKSNGAAPAMPGTKVLVPGPAQEIPKSKCCSSM